One genomic segment of Clavelina lepadiformis chromosome 3, kaClaLepa1.1, whole genome shotgun sequence includes these proteins:
- the LOC143449205 gene encoding arylacetamide deacetylase-like 3 isoform X3, whose translation MGQKELLCKADVTDWLGYQNRWWFYPGNLDIALPVGLPPDITVEYVELAGINTVIITPKAFKSRTSPGPALVFYHGGGWVFGSLRTYMEILAMAAEETGFVVISPEYRRAPQFPFPIPYEDCLNVTLNFMKISENFNVDPNKLVLIGDSAGGNLAMSITVSLIEMNKEDPTLPLPAMTTLIYPVLQMINFRLPSYQQNLQFLFPKLVAPKFWLAYIGFNDKLDLSHIIAENGHVNYKNETVQSFKALVNADLVPERYKSRGYNNTMATFTEDEKAMLTDEVFSHFERHYLDVRVAPLMASDEILAKMPRTHILVCEYDTLRDDGVLLFERLKKLNKDVTFQHLPDTLHGSVSLGAVFKGSHYGQQNRDLFKVVRDNF comes from the exons GCGGATGTTACAGACTGGCTAGGATATCAAAATAGATGGTGGTTTTATCCTGGAAACCTAGATATTGCGCTTCCTGTTGGACTACCACCTGATATAACTGTGGAGTACGTTGAGCTTGCTGGTATCAACACTGTTATAATAACTCCGAAAG CTTTTAAATCTCGAACCAGTCCCGGTCCTGCATTAGTGTTTTACCATGGTGGAGGATGGGTATTCGGAAGTTTAC GGACATACATGGAAATTCTTGCAATGGCTGCTGAGGAAACAGGATTTGTTGTGATTTCACCTGA ATATCGTCGTGCCCCACAATTTCCATTCCCCATTCCATATGAAGATTGCCTCAATGTCACCTTAAACTTCATGAAGATTTCGGAAAATTTCAACGTCGACCCGAACAAACTAGTGTTGATTGGAGACAGTgcag GCGGGAACCTCGCAATGTCAATCACAGTGTCACTTATTGAAATGAACAAGGAGGATCCAACCCTCCCGTTGCCAGCCATGACGACTTTGATCTATCCTGTCCTGCAAATGATCAACTTCCGCCTTCCAAGttatcaacaaaatttgcaatttttgtttccaaaaCTTGTCGCCCCGAAATTTTGGTTGGCGTATATTGG GTTCAATGATAAATTGGATTTGTCTCATATTATTGCTGAAAATGGCCATGTCAATTACAAGAATGAAACAGTGCAAAGCTTCAAAGCTTTGGTCAATGCTGACTTGGTACCTGAAAG GTACAAATCTAGAGGCTATAACAACACAATGGCAACTTTCACGGAAGATGAAAAAGCAATGCTTACAGATGAGGTATTTTCTCATTTTGAGAGACATTACCTTGATGTCAGGGTTGCTCCTTTGATGGCCTCTGACGAGATTCTTGCCAAAATGCCACGCACTCACATTCTAGTTTGCGAGTATGATACTTTACGTGATGACGGG GTTCTACTTTTCGAAAGGCTGAAGAAGCTGAATAAGGACGTCACCTTTCAGCACCTTCCTGACACCTTGCATGGCTCTGTTTCCCTTGGTGCAGTGTTCAAGGGAAGCCACTACGGGCAGCAGAATAGAGATTTGTTTAAAGTTGTCCGAGATAATTTCTGA